A section of the Leminorella richardii genome encodes:
- the znuC gene encoding zinc ABC transporter ATP-binding protein ZnuC has translation MSSLLKLDRISVVFGHRKVLSNVSLNLDAGRILTLLGPNGAGKSTLVRVVLDLIKPTSGTVNRSKNLRIGYVPQKLHLDPTLPLTVSRFMTLRPGVKKDDILPALARVQAEHLVSMPMQKLSGGETQRVLLARALLNKPQLLVLDEPTQGVDVNGQLALYDLIAHLRTELNCAVLMVSHDLHLVMAKTDEVLCLNQHICCSGAPEAVSHHPEFIAMFGQRGAERLAIYHHHHNHHHDLKGRIVLKTGQNKHD, from the coding sequence ATGTCCAGTTTGCTTAAATTAGATCGCATCTCCGTCGTTTTCGGCCACCGCAAAGTCCTGTCTAATGTCTCCCTGAATCTGGACGCTGGGCGAATTTTGACGCTGTTAGGCCCCAATGGCGCAGGGAAATCAACGCTAGTGCGCGTTGTCCTTGACTTAATCAAGCCGACCTCCGGTACTGTCAACCGCAGTAAAAACCTGCGCATTGGCTATGTACCGCAGAAGCTGCACCTCGACCCTACCCTACCTTTGACAGTGTCTCGCTTTATGACCCTACGCCCCGGCGTAAAAAAGGACGATATTCTCCCCGCACTGGCGCGCGTACAGGCAGAACACTTAGTGTCTATGCCGATGCAAAAGCTTTCCGGTGGTGAAACTCAGCGCGTGCTGCTGGCCAGAGCGCTGTTGAACAAACCCCAGTTGCTTGTTTTAGACGAGCCCACGCAGGGCGTTGACGTTAACGGGCAACTGGCGCTTTACGATCTGATCGCTCATCTGAGAACCGAACTGAACTGCGCTGTTCTTATGGTTTCTCACGACCTGCATCTGGTTATGGCGAAAACCGATGAAGTCCTGTGCCTGAACCAGCATATCTGCTGCTCCGGAGCGCCAGAGGCGGTTTCTCATCACCCTGAGTTTATTGCCATGTTTGGCCAGCGCGGCGCTGAACGGCTGGCTATTTATCACCACCATCACAATCATCATCATGACCTAAAGGGTCGCATTGTGCTTAAGACAGGTCAGAATAAACATGATTGA
- the znuA gene encoding zinc ABC transporter substrate-binding protein ZnuA, with protein sequence MQHMQRISTVSKLRRLFLTGVLCTAGVSFAASATVLTSTKPLGFIAAAITDGVTQTEVLLPDGASPHDYALRPSDVQKIRSASLVVWVGPDMEAFLSKPLAQVDESRKIALAEWKTIKPLLSGGEDSHDREHEHEHVTQSIDNKEHDDDDGHHHGGVDMHIWMSPEIAQRSAVIIHDKLLELMPQNKDKLDANLAQFEKELGKTKENIANIMQPLRGKGYFVFHDAYGYFEKAFGLTQSGHFTINPEIQPGAQRLHSIRTQLVEHKAVCVFAEPQFQPAVVNAVAKGTDVRIGVLDPLGSNITLGKDSYLQLLTQLSQQFASCLE encoded by the coding sequence ATGCAGCACATGCAGCGAATTTCAACAGTCAGCAAGCTACGTCGTCTTTTTCTCACTGGCGTGCTGTGCACTGCGGGCGTGAGTTTTGCCGCCTCGGCGACTGTATTAACGTCGACGAAGCCGCTGGGATTTATTGCTGCCGCCATTACGGACGGAGTGACGCAAACAGAAGTGCTGCTTCCCGATGGCGCTTCGCCGCATGATTATGCGCTTCGCCCGTCAGATGTCCAGAAAATACGATCTGCCTCACTGGTTGTATGGGTAGGGCCCGATATGGAAGCTTTTTTATCTAAACCACTGGCTCAGGTAGACGAATCAAGAAAAATTGCTCTGGCTGAATGGAAAACTATTAAGCCTCTGCTGTCAGGAGGTGAAGACAGCCACGATCGCGAGCATGAGCATGAGCATGTTACTCAATCTATTGATAATAAAGAGCATGACGACGACGACGGGCATCATCATGGCGGTGTTGATATGCATATTTGGATGTCACCAGAGATTGCGCAGCGCTCAGCGGTGATCATTCATGACAAATTATTGGAACTTATGCCCCAAAATAAAGACAAACTAGATGCTAATCTGGCACAGTTTGAAAAAGAACTGGGGAAGACAAAAGAAAATATTGCTAATATAATGCAACCGTTGCGGGGTAAGGGATACTTCGTCTTTCATGACGCCTATGGCTACTTTGAGAAAGCATTCGGATTAACCCAGTCGGGTCATTTTACTATTAATCCGGAAATCCAGCCTGGTGCGCAACGTTTACATAGTATAAGAACACAGTTGGTTGAGCATAAAGCGGTATGCGTTTTTGCTGAGCCACAATTCCAGCCAGCCGTCGTCAACGCTGTCGCTAAAGGGACTGATGTCCGAATTGGCGTGCTTGATCCGCTCGGCAGCAATATAACGTTAGGTAAAGATAGCTACTTACAACTTCTAACTCAGCTATCCCAACAGTTTGCGAGCTGCCTGGAATGA
- the mepM gene encoding murein DD-endopeptidase MepM — protein sequence MLQVARSIALKYNNLPTPHKLTLGALLFLTWSTLVWQAANYKPDADNETFIPLPTIPIPNGASADPSIVDNSEPMDQPTPDDEIPKDELDDAGAPSEYVVSNGDTLSSILTQFGIDSSDVYLLTNKNSALANLKIGQQLSWTLNEEGDLQTMTWIVSRRETRIYERIDGVFKETVNVLKGEWKNDVVVGTLDGSFVASARAAGLTNGEINAVTKALQWQLDFRKLRKGDRFSALFSREKLNGKNEKSQLLGVRMQSGGKDYYAIRSTDGKFYNREGAGLAKGFLRYPTTKQYKISSQFNPRRLHPITGRVAPHKGVDFAMPIGSPVLAVGDGKWWWPSLAAQRVTMLPFATGVSTAHAICT from the coding sequence GTGCTGCAAGTAGCTCGTTCGATTGCGCTGAAGTATAACAATTTGCCCACGCCCCATAAGCTGACTCTTGGGGCTCTTCTATTTCTCACTTGGAGTACACTGGTCTGGCAGGCCGCGAATTATAAGCCTGATGCCGATAACGAGACCTTTATTCCATTGCCGACGATCCCTATTCCTAATGGAGCGTCTGCCGATCCGTCTATCGTGGATAACTCTGAGCCTATGGATCAGCCCACTCCGGACGATGAAATTCCCAAAGACGAACTGGATGACGCAGGTGCGCCCAGCGAGTACGTCGTTTCTAACGGCGATACGTTAAGCAGCATTCTTACCCAGTTTGGTATCGACTCTTCCGACGTTTATCTCCTGACGAATAAAAACAGCGCGCTGGCTAACCTCAAAATTGGTCAACAGCTGAGCTGGACGCTAAACGAAGAAGGCGATCTTCAGACTATGACCTGGATCGTTTCTCGCCGCGAAACCCGGATCTATGAGCGCATCGACGGCGTATTTAAAGAAACCGTAAACGTGCTGAAGGGCGAATGGAAGAACGATGTGGTAGTCGGCACGCTTGACGGCAGTTTTGTTGCCAGTGCTCGCGCAGCCGGTTTGACCAACGGTGAAATTAACGCCGTGACGAAAGCGCTGCAGTGGCAGCTGGATTTCCGCAAGCTGCGCAAGGGCGATCGTTTTTCTGCACTGTTCTCCAGAGAGAAGCTCAACGGGAAAAACGAAAAGAGTCAGCTGCTGGGCGTCAGAATGCAAAGCGGCGGTAAAGACTACTATGCGATCCGCTCTACGGACGGCAAATTCTATAACCGTGAGGGGGCAGGGCTGGCAAAAGGCTTCCTGCGCTACCCAACCACGAAACAGTATAAGATTTCATCACAGTTTAATCCGCGTCGCCTTCACCCGATTACCGGGCGTGTTGCACCTCACAAGGGCGTTGACTTCGCCATGCCTATTGGTTCGCCAGTGCTGGCAGTCGGCGATGGGAAGTGGTGGTGGCCAAGTTTAGCGGCGCAGCGGGTAACTATGTTGCCGTTCGCCACGGGCGTCAGTACAGCACACGCTATATGCACATGA
- a CDS encoding peptidoglycan DD-metalloendopeptidase family protein — protein sequence MVVAKFSGAAGNYVAVRHGRQYSTRYMHMNKILVKPGQKVKRGDRIGLSGNTGRSTGPHLHYELWVNEQAVNPLTATLPRSDGLAGKDRSEYIALVKDVVPQLTF from the coding sequence GTGGTGGTGGCCAAGTTTAGCGGCGCAGCGGGTAACTATGTTGCCGTTCGCCACGGGCGTCAGTACAGCACACGCTATATGCACATGAATAAAATCCTGGTTAAGCCCGGTCAGAAAGTGAAGCGTGGCGATCGAATTGGCCTGTCTGGGAATACCGGTCGTTCAACAGGCCCGCACCTGCACTATGAACTGTGGGTCAACGAGCAGGCGGTTAACCCTTTGACGGCCACGCTGCCGCGTTCCGACGGCCTGGCGGGTAAAGATCGCTCCGAATATATTGCTCTGGTGAAAGACGTCGTACCGCAGCTGACGTTCTAA